Proteins from one Chelonia mydas isolate rCheMyd1 chromosome 14, rCheMyd1.pri.v2, whole genome shotgun sequence genomic window:
- the LOC122461330 gene encoding zinc finger protein RFP-like: MAAESPVQSLQDEASCSICLEYFKDPVSIHCGHNFCRACITDYWEESDTNFSCPQCRETAQQRNFRPNRELAKIIEIAKRLSLQAAKGSGGERVCEKHQETLKLFCEEDQAQW, from the coding sequence ATGGCTGCAGAGAGCCCTGTACAGAGTCTCCAGGATGAAGCCTCTTGTTCCATCTGTCTGGAGTATTTCAAAGACCCGGTGTCTATCCACTGCGGGCACAACTTCTGCCGGGCCTGCATCACCGACTACTGGGAGGAGTCGGATACCAACTtctcctgccctcagtgcagagaaacGGCGCAGCAGAGAAACTTCAGACCCAACAGGGAGCTGGCGAAAATTATCGAAATAGCCAAGCGGCTGAGTTTACAGGCAGCCAAAGGCTCAGGAGGCGAGCGAGTGTGTGAGAAACACCAGGAGACCCTGAAACTGTTCTGCGAGGAGGATCaagcccagtggtga
- the LOC119567690 gene encoding olfactory receptor 12D3-like, producing the protein MKCLYLYEISDSGSAPTFHPNVLLPGQNIFYSTVTIPKVLASFLSGHQAIFFTSCLTQLHFFHFLDSRKAILLAVMACDCYMALFNPLCYTLCLSCFYDFFCDIKPLLSLACCSTRLNLSLLKIITGSFTLGSFVPSFLLYLYLISFLQTIMGKEDQCLFYLHLPPPMVSPCYVPTLGNYMTSSPGVSSESNIIVVHIYNVVTPILNPKIYPLRNKEVIFAL; encoded by the exons ATGaaatgtctgtatctgtatgaaaTTTCTGACAGTGGCTCAGCCCCCACTTTCCACCCCAATGTCCTTCTTCCTGGGCAAAACATCTTCTACTCCACAGTCACCATACCCAAGGTGCTGGCCAGCTTCCTCTCAGGGCACCAGGCCATCTTCTTTACCAGCTGCCTCACCCAGCTCCATTTCTTCCACTTCCTAGACAGCAGGAAGGCCATTCTGCTGGCTGTCATGGCCTGTGACTGCTACATGGCCCTCTTTAACCCGCTGTGCTACACGCTG TGCCTCAGCTGCTTCTACGACTTCTTCTGTGACATCAAGCCCCTGCTGAGCCTGGCCTGCTGTAGCACCCGCCTCAACCTGAGCCTCCTCAAAATCATCACTGGGAGCTTCACACTGGGTTCTTTTGTCCCCAGCTTCCTGCTGTACCTCTACTTAATTTCCTTCCTCCAGACAATCATGGGAAAGGAGGACCAATGTCTCTTCTacctgcacctcccacccccgATGGTGTCTCCATGCTATGTACCAACCCTTGGCAACTACATGACTTCCTCCCCTGGGGTCTCCTCTGAAAGCAACATTATAGTCGTCCACATATACAATGTTGTCACCCCAATTCTGAACCCCAAGATCTATCCCCTCAGGAACAAGGAGGTGATATTTGCCCTGTAG
- the LOC102940782 gene encoding olfactory receptor 12D2, with protein sequence MSDSNPMHCVGNRVCNIDGSGTLSCFHFLLLCPLPPAGMENETEVSEFIFLGLTNVRGLQCYLFALFLLLYMASVLGNGAVVAVVLAEPRLHTPMYFFLGNLSSLNIFYSTVTVPKMLAGFLSGHQTISFTSCLAQLHFFHFLGSSEAMLLAVMAYDRYVAICNPLRYTLVMSPQVCLLLAAATWATGFLYALMHTVMTSQLHFCGPNRIHHFFCDIKPLLSLACSSTRLNLSLLHIVTGIIGMSLFIITLLSYLYIISFLFLKVLSRESRRKAFSTCTSHLTVIALYYGTVMFAYMGPSSGSSKGEEMIITLVYSVMTPALNPFIYTLRNSEVKYATRKFVTRKLFPERN encoded by the coding sequence ATGTCTGACTCCAACCCAATGCATTGCGTTGGGAACAGGGTCTGCAACATAGACGGAAGTGGAACTTTAAGCTGCTTTCACTTTCTGCTGCTttgtcctcttcctcctgcagGGATGGAGAACGAGACAGAGGTGAGCGAGTTCATTTTCCTGGGCCTTACCAATGTGAGGGGTCTGCAGTGCTATCTCTTTGCCCTCTTCCTGCTGCTCTACATGGCCAGCGTGCTGGGGAATGGAGCCGTTGTGGCTGTGGTACTGGCCGAGCCCCggcttcacacccccatgtacttcttcctgggaaATCTCTCCAGCCTAAACATCTTCTACTCCACAGTCACTGTGCCCAAGATGTTGGCCGGCTTCCTTTCGGGGCACCAGACCATCTCCTTTACCAGCTGCCTGGCACAGCTCCATTTCTTCCATTTCCTGGGCAGCAGTGAGGCCATGCTGCTGGCTGTCATGGCCTACGAccgctacgtggccatctgcaaCCCACTGCGCTATACACTGGTCATGAGCCCACAGGTCtgcctgctgctggcagcagccacCTGGGCCACTGGTTTCCTGTATGCCCTGATGCACACGGTCATGACCTCTCAGCTGCACTTCTGTGGTCCCAACCGTATCCACCACTTCTTCTGTGACATCAAGCCCCTGCTGAGCCTGGCCTGCAGCAGCACCCGCCTCAACCTGAGCCTCCTCCACATAGTCACTGGGATTATCGGTATGAGTCTGTTCATCATCACGCTCCTCTCCTACCTCTACAtcatctccttcctcttcctgaaGGTCCTGTCACGGGAAAGCAGGAGAAAGGCCTTCTCCACTTGCACCTCCCACCTCACCGTGATAGCACTGTACTATGGGACAGTGATGTTCGCCTACATGGGTCCTTCTTCAGGAAGCTCCAAGGGAGAAGAGATGATCATCACCCTAGTGTACAGTGTCATGACCCCAGCTCTGAATCCCTTCATCTACACCCTGAGGAACAGTGAGGTGAAATATGCCACCAGGAAATTTGTCACTAGAAAACTCTTCCCTGAAAGGAACTGA